Proteins encoded together in one Astatotilapia calliptera chromosome 7, fAstCal1.2, whole genome shotgun sequence window:
- the man2c1 gene encoding alpha-mannosidase 2C1, with product MYHLPVLKNRRTLLERAEKFISDIYFTDCNLRGRLYGDSCPLESLACFLTPKRITFAEASKQIFDPCKVGDTFGPTWWTCWFKVTLKIPESWRGKAVHLLWESDGEAMVWRDEQPVQGLTKEGEKTSYILSECLQDEELHSLTLYVEMACNGLFGAGQGSQIAPPDPNRKFSVQKAELVVFNGDVRELLTDFEMLVDIVKELGEEEQRGYQALFTVNEMVNLCDPSDPSSFAKVHSLAGTFFNQRNGESQHTVHAMGHCHIDSAWLWPYEETIRKCGRSWVTVIRLMEKNPEFVFTCSQAQQFQWVKSWYPGLFSSIQHYVKKGQFIPVGGTWVEMDGNLPSGESMVRQFLEGQRFFNKEFGRYCKEFWLPDTFGYSAQLPQIMQGCGISNFLTQKLSWNLVNTFPHNTFFWEGLDGSTVLTHFPPGNSYEMKGKVEDLVKTLKNNKDKGRANHSAALFGFGDGGGGPTQLMLDRLRLVQDTNGLPKVQMSTPDELFTRLQADSALLCTWTGELFLELHNGTYTTQAQIKRGNRQCETLLHDIEIASSLALYRNNTFPYPAEKLQELWRLLLLNQFHDVIPGSCIEMVVEDALKYYEDIRSGGAALLRDACEALVAKGSSMAVFNSLPWERLEVVQIQEGAEKSGLALVRASSIGVSPVKDTPPVTPVSVTVQADGTVVMENGLLKTAINREGTLASLCLISANRESISDGCLGNQFVMFDDVPLYWDAWDVMDYHLQTRKPVAEVVQPVHVVSPGGLRGSVSFTLRISDKSTITQEIIMDAMCPYIKFSTEVQWAESHKFLKVEFPVRVRSPNATYEIQFGHLQRPTHRNTSWDWAKFEVWGHKWADLSEHNFGVSLLNDCKYGYSVHKNTMTLSLLRAPKAPDATADMGIHHFTYAIMPHTRSFQEASVIQCAYNLNFPLRLIQCSPNTVPWSAFSVTSQAVVLETIKQAEDRGGVLVVRLYESHGSSVTATLRTALPVREAWVCDLLEKQDPNHPVPVTSEGITLDFNPFQIVSLLLIM from the exons ATGTATCACCTGCCTGTGCTGAAGAACAGGCGCACTCTCCTCGAGAGAGCAGAGAAATTCATCTCGGATATTTACTTCACTGACTGCAATCTGAGAGGACG GCTTTATGGAGACTCTTGCCCCCTGGAATCACTTGCCTGTTTCCTCACCCCTAAGCGGATCACGTTCGCAGAAGCTTCCAAACAGATCTTTGACCCATGTAAAGTTGGCGATACCTTTGGACCAAC GTGGTGGACTTGCTGGTTTAAAGTCACTCTGAAAATCCCAGAGTCCTGGAGAGGAAAAGCGGTTCATCTTCTGTGGGAAAGTGATGGAGAAGCAATGGTTTGGAGAGACGAGCAGCCAGTTCAG GGCCTGACTAAAGAAGGTGAAAAGACGAGCTACATCCTCTCTGAGTGTCTGCAGGATGAGGAGCTGCACAG TCTCACCCTGTATGTGGAAATGGCCTGCAACGGGCTTTTTGGAGCTGGTCAGGGCTCTCAGATTGCACCTCCAGATCCAAACCGGAAGTTTTCTGTACAGAAAGCTGAGCTAGTTGTATTCAACGGGGATGTAAGAGAGCTGCTGACAGACTTTGAGATGCTTGTTGACATTGTAAAG GAGCTTGGAGAGGAAGAGCAGCGAGGCTACCAGGCGCTCTTCACCGTCAATGAGATGGTGAACCTCTGTGACCCCTCTGACCCCAGTTCTTTTGCTAAAGTACATAGTCTGGCAGGCACCTTCTTCAACCAGCGGAATGGAGAAAGCCAGCATACTGTCCATGCAATGGGTCACTGCCACATAGACTCgg CCTGGCTGTGGCCCTATGAGGAGACCATTAGAAAATGTGGCCGAAGTTGGGTGACAGTGATTCGTTTAATGGAGAAGAACCCAGAGTTCGTCTTTACCTGCTCTCAG gcCCAGCAGTTCCAGTGGGTAAAGAGCTGGTACCCTGGACTCTTCTCCTCAATTCAACACTATGTGAAGAAAGGACAGTTCATTCCAGTTGGAGGCACGTGGGTGGAAATG GATGGAAATCTGCCTTCGGGTGAGTCCATGGTCCGGCAGTTCCTGGAGGGCCAGCGTTTCTTTAACAAAGAGTTTGGGAGGTATTGCAAAGAG TTCTGGCTTCCTGATACGTTTGGCTACTCTGCTCAGCTTCCGCAAATAATGCAGGGCTGTGGCATTTCCAACTTTTTGACCCAGAAGCTAAGCTGGAATTTGGTCAACACCTTTCCT CACAACACGTTTTTCTGGGAAGGCCTGGATGGCTCGACAGTTTTAACTCACTTCCCACCTGGAAATTCCTACGAAATGAAAGGCAAGGTCGAAGAT CTGGTAAAAActctgaaaaataacaaagacaAGGGCAGAGCCAATCACAGCGCAGCACTCTTTGGTTTTGGCGACGGTGGTGGCGGACCCACACAGCTCATGCTAGACAGACTGCGCCTTGTTCAGGACACAAATGGACTTCCTAA AGTCCAGATGTCCACTCCTGATGAGCTTTTCACTCGGCTGCAGGCTGACTCAGCTCTGCTGTGCACGTGGACGGGGGAGCTCTTTCTGGAGCTACACAATGGAACATACACCACACAGGCACAG ataAAAAGAGGAAACCGCCAGTGTGAGACGCTGCTTCATGATATTGAGATAGCCAGCAGCTTGGCGCTGTACCGCAACAACACGTTTCCATACCCTGCTGAGAAACTGCAAGAGCTTTGGAG GCTGCTTCTACTAAACCAGTTTCACGACGTGATTCCTGGCAGCTGTATAGAGATGGTGGTGGAGGATGCTCTGAAATATTATGAAG ATATCCGCAGTGGTGGTGCTGCACTTCTGCGTGACGCATGTGAAGCCCTGGTGGCAAAAGGTAGCTCCATGGCCGTGTTCAATTCTCTGCCTTGGGAACGTCTTGAAGTTGTCCAGATTCAAGAGGGAGCTGAAAAAAGTGGTCTAG CTCTGGTGAGAGCTTCCAGCATCGGTGTGTCTCCCGTGAAAGACACACCGCCAGTGACTCCGGTTTCTGTCACCGTTCAG GCTGATGGCACAGTCGTCATGGAGAATGGTCTTTTAAAGACAGCCATAAACAGAGAGGGCACTTTGGCATCGCTGTGTTTGATCAGCGCAAACAG GGAAAGCATTTCTGATGGTTGCCTTGGGAACCAGTTTGTCATGTTTGACGATGTCCCCCTGTACTGGGACGCATGGGATGTAATGGACTACCATCTCCAGACAAG GAAACCAGTGGCAGAGGTGGTGCAGCCAGTTCATGTGGTGTCACCAGGCGGACTGCGGGGCAGTGTCAGCTTCACCCTGAGGATCAGTGATAAGAGCACAATCACACAGGAGATTATCATGGATGCCATGTGTCCTTACATCAAGTTCAGCACAGAA GTTCAGTGGGCAGAATCTCACAAGTTTCTCAAGGTTGAATTTCCTGTGCGAGTTCGCAGCCCCAATGCTACCTACGAGATCCAGTTTGGCCACTTGCAGAGACCCACTCATCGCAACACTTCGTGGGACTGGGCAAAATTCGAG GTTTGGGGCCACAAATGGGCCGACTTGTCAGAGCACAATTTTGGAGTCTCACTGCTGAACGACTGCAAATACGGCTACTCTGTGCACAAGAACACAATGACTCTTTCCCT ACTGAGAGCACCCAAGGCCCCAGATGCCACTGCTGATATGGGGATTCATCACTTCACATATGCAATCATGCCACACACAA GATCCTTCCAAGAAGCCTCTGTCATCCAGTGCGCCTACAACCTCAATTTCCCTCTGAGGTTAATCCAGTGCAGCCCCAACACTGTGCCCTGGAGTGCCTTTTCTGTGACCTCTCAAGCTGTCGTACTGGAGACAATAAAGCAG GCTGAGGACAGAGGTGGGGTGCTCGTAGTCCGCCTTTACGAGTCGCATGGGAGCAGCGTGACTGCAACTCTGAGAACCGCACTTCCAGTCAGGGAAGCTTGGGT CTGTGACCTCCTGGAGAAGCAAGACCCCAACCACCCAGTACCGGTTACATCAGAAGGAATCACTCTGGACTTCAATCCCTTTCAGATTGTCTCACTATTGCTGATCATGTGA